In Deinococcus reticulitermitis, a single window of DNA contains:
- a CDS encoding polymorphic toxin type 47 domain-containing protein: MAGRLAWGERGKRCSGARARGGGEMFNLTVDEAHTFYVGNGGWLVHNQSRPTTPGANSRSPGNGWTFNSNVDLDLRGTGLSQRNALDEAFRRIGVPRDQFEVTRWGKTAEGKSFPVEWRVTKGPNTGAEVNIDWPHSKNGPEVPHVGYQTAGKRGSGGAVRGHILLDLVTCNR, from the coding sequence ATGGCCGGCAGGCTAGCATGGGGGGAGAGGGGGAAAAGGTGCTCGGGGGCGCGGGCGAGGGGTGGTGGGGAGATGTTCAATCTCACCGTAGATGAGGCCCATACCTTCTATGTTGGGAATGGCGGCTGGCTGGTTCATAACCAGAGCAGGCCAACTACTCCAGGTGCAAATAGTCGCTCTCCTGGCAATGGGTGGACTTTCAACTCGAATGTTGATCTTGATCTTCGTGGCACAGGTCTTTCCCAGCGAAATGCGCTTGACGAAGCCTTCAGACGTATTGGGGTTCCTCGAGACCAATTTGAAGTCACCAGATGGGGTAAAACTGCTGAAGGCAAATCCTTCCCTGTGGAGTGGCGCGTCACCAAAGGGCCAAATACTGGGGCTGAGGTTAACATTGATTGGCCTCACTCGAAGAACGGCCCGGAAGTTCCTCATGTCGGCTATCAGACGGCTGGAAAACGTGGGAGCGGTGGAGCGGTTCGTGGTCACATTCTCCTTGATCTCGTAACTTGCAATAGGTAA
- a CDS encoding RluA family pseudouridine synthase produces the protein MPDVPAPLRLTAEPGRLDAVVSALTGVSRSQVAGWIEGGHVEVAGQVVTKPSLKLRGGETLRVSPPPPPSAHVEPEHLPLDVIYEDEHLIAVNKPPGMVTHPAPGVVSGTLVNALLGRMRLPEQSGFDGPDGYRPGIVHRLDKDTSGVIVVAKTVAAHAALAAAFKDRQTRKTYLAIAAGRWKAERPVQVDAPIGRHPVQRQRMTVGGAQPREAQTLFIPLAAHPDGHGRTLALVRAQPRTGRTHQIRVHLAHLGSPILGDPVYGRESGATVRCALHAHFLSLPHPVSGEVLRLHAPVPDDLLSAWVGLGGEWQPVWEEEPRPGPDPEP, from the coding sequence ATGCCGGACGTACCCGCTCCCCTGCGCCTGACCGCCGAGCCCGGGCGCCTCGACGCGGTCGTTTCGGCGCTGACCGGCGTGAGTCGCTCGCAGGTCGCGGGGTGGATCGAAGGCGGGCACGTCGAGGTCGCCGGGCAGGTCGTGACCAAGCCCAGCCTGAAGCTGCGCGGCGGTGAAACGCTGCGGGTCAGCCCACCCCCGCCCCCGAGCGCCCACGTCGAGCCCGAGCACCTCCCGCTCGACGTGATTTACGAAGACGAGCACCTGATCGCCGTCAACAAGCCGCCCGGCATGGTGACCCACCCGGCCCCCGGCGTGGTTTCGGGCACGCTCGTCAACGCGCTCCTGGGCCGGATGAGACTGCCCGAGCAAAGCGGCTTCGATGGCCCGGACGGGTACCGCCCCGGCATCGTCCACCGACTCGACAAGGACACCTCGGGCGTGATCGTGGTTGCCAAGACCGTCGCGGCCCACGCCGCCCTCGCCGCCGCCTTCAAGGACCGCCAAACCCGCAAGACCTACCTCGCCATCGCGGCCGGCCGCTGGAAGGCCGAGCGGCCCGTGCAGGTCGATGCCCCGATCGGGCGCCACCCCGTGCAGCGCCAGCGCATGACGGTGGGGGGGGCGCAGCCGCGCGAGGCCCAGACCCTGTTCATCCCGCTCGCGGCCCACCCGGACGGGCACGGGCGCACCCTCGCCCTTGTTCGCGCGCAGCCGCGCACCGGGCGCACCCATCAGATCCGGGTTCACCTCGCGCACCTCGGCAGCCCGATCCTGGGCGACCCGGTGTACGGCCGCGAGAGCGGGGCCACGGTGCGCTGTGCCCTCCACGCCCACTTTCTCAGCCTGCCGCACCCGGTCAGCGGCGAGGTGCTGCGCCTGCACGCCCCAGTGCCCGACGATCTCCTCTCCGCCTGGGTGGGACTGGGCGGCGAGTGGCAGCCGGTCTGGGAAGAGGAGCCCAGGCCAGGCCCTGACCCTGAGCCCTGA
- a CDS encoding aspartate:alanine exchanger family transporter yields the protein MNVQLLIDNPLLLLFLIAAIGYPLGRVGIRGFSLGVAAVLFTGLAFGALDPNLKTPPLLYEFGLVLFVYTIGIASGPAFFSAMKRGGPRDNAAVVGVLLLAAGLVVGAVRLLGLKGTYGAGLLAGSLTNTPALAGVLERLRASGVSDAVQSEPVVAYSVAYPMGVVAMLLAITVLKKLWKVPDAKAPEPIDHRSVRVERPASLLTMPDSIRIGRYQQGERVRLASIYDERIKREIRAGDVISLIGPARVLAEVVAQIGEDLGEALELSREQLDMRRMFVSERSVAGRKLGELALHEKYGATVTRIRRGDTDHLADENTVLQLGDRVRVVAPREQIAPLTRLFGDSYHRLSEIDIATFSIGIALGLLLGLVSIPLGGGQSFKLGLAGGPLIVGLILGALGQTGPLNWQLPYNANLTLRQLGLILFLAGVGSRSGYAFFTTVVSPLGLQLFLAGTLVTTFAAMGLLWYAHKVQKVSFAHATGLLAGLQTQPAVLGFATETMKSDEPNVSYATVYPLATITKLVLAQLLLGFGVAG from the coding sequence ATGAATGTTCAACTCTTGATCGACAATCCGCTGCTCTTGTTGTTCCTGATCGCCGCCATCGGTTACCCGCTCGGGCGCGTGGGCATCCGGGGCTTTTCCCTGGGTGTGGCCGCCGTGCTGTTTACCGGGCTCGCGTTCGGGGCGCTCGACCCGAATCTCAAGACGCCGCCGCTGCTCTACGAGTTCGGGCTGGTGCTGTTTGTCTACACCATCGGCATCGCCAGCGGGCCGGCCTTTTTCAGTGCGATGAAACGTGGTGGCCCGCGCGACAATGCCGCCGTCGTGGGGGTGCTGCTGCTCGCAGCGGGGCTGGTGGTCGGGGCGGTGCGGCTGCTCGGGCTCAAGGGCACCTACGGGGCCGGCCTGCTGGCCGGCAGCCTGACCAATACGCCCGCGCTCGCCGGGGTGCTCGAGCGCCTGCGGGCCAGCGGCGTGAGCGACGCGGTTCAGAGCGAGCCGGTCGTCGCCTATTCGGTCGCCTACCCGATGGGCGTCGTGGCGATGCTGCTGGCGATCACGGTGCTGAAAAAGCTCTGGAAGGTGCCGGACGCGAAGGCCCCGGAGCCCATCGACCACCGCAGCGTCCGGGTGGAGCGCCCCGCTTCGCTTCTCACGATGCCAGACAGCATCCGCATCGGGCGCTATCAGCAGGGCGAGCGGGTGCGCCTGGCAAGCATCTACGACGAGCGGATCAAGCGCGAAATCAGGGCGGGCGACGTGATCAGCCTGATCGGACCGGCCCGGGTGCTGGCCGAGGTGGTGGCGCAGATCGGGGAAGACCTGGGTGAAGCGCTCGAACTCAGCCGCGAGCAGCTCGACATGCGCCGGATGTTCGTCTCCGAGCGCTCGGTCGCCGGGCGCAAGCTGGGTGAGCTCGCCCTGCACGAGAAATACGGTGCCACCGTCACCCGCATCCGCCGGGGCGACACCGACCACCTCGCCGACGAGAACACCGTGCTGCAACTCGGCGACCGCGTCCGGGTGGTGGCGCCGCGTGAGCAGATCGCTCCGCTGACGAGGCTCTTCGGGGACTCTTACCACCGCCTGTCCGAGATCGATATCGCCACCTTCTCTATCGGTATCGCGCTCGGGCTGCTGCTCGGGCTGGTCTCTATCCCGCTTGGGGGCGGGCAGAGCTTCAAACTCGGGCTCGCGGGCGGGCCGCTGATCGTCGGTCTGATCCTGGGCGCCCTCGGCCAGACCGGGCCGCTGAACTGGCAACTGCCCTACAACGCCAACCTGACCCTGCGCCAGCTTGGGCTGATCCTCTTTCTCGCGGGGGTCGGCAGCCGCAGCGGCTACGCCTTCTTCACGACGGTGGTCAGTCCCCTCGGCCTGCAACTGTTCCTCGCCGGCACGCTCGTGACCACCTTCGCCGCGATGGGGCTGCTGTGGTACGCGCACAAGGTCCAGAAGGTCTCGTTCGCCCACGCCACCGGCCTGCTCGCCGGCCTCCAGACGCAGCCCGCCGTGCTGGGCTTTGCCACCGAAACGATGAAGAGCGACGAACCCAACGTGAGCTACGCGACCGTCTACCCACTCGCCACGATCACCAAGCTCGTGCTCGCGCAACTGCTGCTGGGCTTCGGCGTGGCGGGCTGA
- a CDS encoding RelA/SpoT family protein, with product MQELRALINGRSSEERQRVEAAYEFAREAHAGVARKSGEPYITHPVAVAVILARLGMDTDSLMAGLLHDTVEDVETVNFKVIERLFGPDVRRIVEGETKVSKLSKQGSQTAELRDGGRDLQAENLRQMLIAMTADLRIIVVKLADRLHNMRTLGSMKREKQVRIARETMEIFAPLAHRLGIGRIKWELEDLSFQYLHPDAYAYLQTRLRTRQEERDALIERAVEQLREALHDDLELLEWVEHIEIAGRSKHLWSIHSKMQKEGKGLEQIFDLLALRVILRPRPVAAPPGTDRARQQRAEETREKRVCYHTLSVVHSMWTPLPGRVKDYIAVPKPNGYQSLHTTVISRGGQPIEVQIRSGRMHEVAEYGVAAHWMYKQGDTLGRRERESWIAQLQEMQQEIGDASDYIDAVKTDILSQRVRVFTPKGLAVSLAAGSTPIDFAYHIHTRIGETAVGARVNGSIVPLSHRLHNGDMVEILTSKHGKPSEDWLNFVATRSARTKIRAYSRQQKRSEGLSKGHDLLERYLRKRQLAVRQLMRSKLLEEATQKLVGSRNPDELYLALAAGKVTPAAVARILSPSLAQEQAAPSARRTPAPRPSEHGVYVEGFTTQTKLSNCCNPIRGDQIMGYLTRGRGVSIHRIDCPNMVRLLRDEPERCVAAAWDAGQGSQMVVELDVVARDRDFLLSDVMKVLREQQTGSLKVEAHADPGGTAHIHLRLSVANNDQLELVRSALARVESVTDVLRPGRGNGLRGRNGAGG from the coding sequence ATGCAGGAGCTGCGCGCCCTGATCAATGGTCGCAGCTCCGAGGAACGCCAGCGGGTCGAGGCCGCCTACGAGTTCGCCCGCGAGGCCCACGCCGGCGTGGCGCGCAAGAGCGGCGAGCCCTACATCACGCACCCGGTGGCGGTGGCGGTGATTCTCGCCCGGCTGGGCATGGATACCGACAGCCTGATGGCGGGGCTGCTCCACGACACGGTCGAGGACGTGGAGACCGTCAATTTCAAAGTGATTGAGCGCTTGTTCGGTCCCGACGTGCGCCGGATCGTGGAGGGCGAGACGAAGGTCAGCAAGCTCTCCAAGCAGGGCAGCCAGACCGCCGAGCTGCGCGACGGCGGACGCGACCTGCAAGCCGAGAACCTGCGCCAGATGCTGATCGCGATGACCGCCGACCTCCGAATCATCGTGGTCAAGCTCGCCGACCGGCTGCACAACATGCGCACGCTCGGCTCGATGAAGCGCGAGAAGCAGGTCCGGATCGCGCGCGAGACGATGGAGATCTTCGCGCCGCTCGCGCACCGGCTCGGCATCGGGCGCATCAAGTGGGAACTTGAGGACCTCAGCTTCCAGTACCTCCACCCCGACGCCTACGCCTACCTCCAGACCCGGCTGCGGACCCGCCAGGAGGAGCGCGACGCCTTGATCGAGCGGGCGGTCGAGCAGCTCAGAGAAGCCCTGCACGACGATCTCGAACTCCTCGAATGGGTCGAGCATATCGAGATCGCGGGCCGCTCCAAGCACCTGTGGAGCATCCACAGCAAGATGCAGAAAGAAGGCAAGGGCCTCGAGCAGATTTTCGACCTGCTCGCCCTGCGGGTGATTCTGCGCCCGCGCCCGGTCGCGGCCCCGCCCGGCACCGACCGCGCCCGGCAGCAGCGCGCCGAGGAAACGCGCGAGAAACGCGTGTGCTACCACACCCTGAGCGTAGTCCACTCGATGTGGACACCGCTGCCGGGGCGGGTCAAGGACTACATCGCGGTACCCAAGCCCAACGGCTACCAGAGCCTGCATACCACCGTGATCAGCCGAGGCGGACAGCCCATCGAGGTCCAGATCCGCTCGGGGCGCATGCACGAGGTGGCCGAGTACGGCGTGGCCGCGCATTGGATGTACAAGCAGGGCGACACGCTCGGGCGCCGCGAGCGCGAGAGCTGGATCGCGCAGCTTCAGGAGATGCAGCAGGAGATCGGCGACGCCTCGGACTACATCGACGCCGTCAAGACCGACATCCTCTCGCAGCGGGTGCGGGTCTTTACCCCCAAGGGCCTCGCCGTGTCGCTCGCGGCGGGCAGCACGCCCATCGATTTCGCGTACCACATCCACACCCGCATCGGGGAAACGGCGGTGGGCGCACGGGTCAACGGCTCGATTGTGCCGCTCTCGCACCGGCTGCACAACGGCGATATGGTCGAGATCCTGACGAGCAAGCACGGCAAGCCGAGCGAGGACTGGCTGAACTTCGTGGCGACCCGCTCGGCCCGCACCAAGATTCGCGCCTACTCACGTCAGCAAAAGCGCTCCGAGGGGCTCAGCAAGGGCCATGACCTGCTCGAGCGCTACCTGCGCAAGCGGCAGCTCGCGGTGCGCCAGCTCATGCGCTCGAAGCTGCTCGAAGAGGCGACCCAGAAACTCGTCGGCAGCCGCAACCCGGATGAGCTCTACCTCGCGCTCGCGGCGGGCAAGGTCACGCCGGCGGCGGTGGCGCGCATCCTCTCCCCGAGCCTCGCGCAGGAGCAGGCCGCGCCGTCCGCGCGCCGCACTCCGGCCCCGCGCCCATCCGAACACGGCGTCTACGTCGAGGGCTTCACCACCCAGACCAAGCTCAGCAACTGCTGCAACCCGATCCGGGGCGACCAGATCATGGGCTACCTCACGCGGGGCCGGGGCGTCAGCATCCACCGCATCGACTGCCCCAACATGGTCCGGCTGCTGCGCGACGAGCCCGAGCGCTGCGTGGCCGCCGCCTGGGACGCGGGCCAGGGTTCGCAGATGGTCGTCGAACTCGACGTGGTGGCCCGTGACCGCGACTTCCTGCTCTCGGACGTGATGAAGGTCCTGCGCGAGCAGCAGACGGGATCACTCAAGGTCGAGGCCCACGCCGACCCAGGCGGTACCGCCCACATCCACCTGCGCCTGTCGGTTGCCAACAATGACCAGCTCGAACTCGTCCGCAGTGCCCTCGCCCGCGTCGAGAGCGTGACCGACGTGCTACGGCCCGGGCGGGGGAATGGGTTGAGAGGGAGGAACGGGGCGGGGGGATAA
- the ffh gene encoding signal recognition particle protein — protein MFESLGNKLQDILDKLGRERQLTEAQVKASMREIRMALLEADVNFTVAKDFVARVGEQAVGQQVLGSLNAGQTVVKLVHDELVQTLGGESAQPSLEKSGNVWFMVGLQGAGKTTSAGKLAAHYKAKGRRVLLVAADTQRPAARDQLEVLSKQVGVPVLKVADAEAPSETRRRIEEHLARDPRDLVIVDTAGRLQIDEVLMDQLAALKAELAPTETLLVVDAMTGQEALNVAQTFDARIGVSGLIMTKMDGDARGGAALSARTVTGKPIYFAGTSEKISGLEPFYPDRVAGRILGMGDVMALIERAQAADLKAMEAKKPGDFDLEDLLTQLRQIRKMGPIGDLMKMIPGMSRALPEGFAIDEKQLQRIDAMISSMTVKERRNPKIIDGSRRKRIARGSGSTVQDINKLLKMHEQMKEMMKMLQKMSGGGGKGMRMPKLPRGSAVPPQLKR, from the coding sequence ATGTTCGAGTCGCTCGGCAACAAACTGCAGGACATTCTGGACAAGCTCGGGCGCGAGCGGCAGCTCACCGAGGCCCAGGTCAAGGCGTCCATGCGCGAGATTCGCATGGCGCTGCTCGAAGCCGACGTGAACTTCACCGTCGCCAAGGACTTCGTGGCGCGGGTGGGCGAGCAGGCCGTAGGCCAGCAGGTGCTCGGCTCGCTCAACGCCGGGCAGACGGTGGTCAAACTTGTCCACGACGAACTCGTGCAGACCCTCGGCGGCGAGTCGGCGCAGCCCTCGCTGGAAAAATCGGGCAACGTCTGGTTCATGGTGGGCCTCCAGGGGGCCGGCAAGACCACGAGCGCCGGCAAACTCGCGGCGCACTACAAGGCCAAGGGCCGCCGGGTGCTGCTCGTCGCCGCCGACACCCAGCGCCCGGCGGCGCGCGACCAGCTCGAGGTCCTGAGCAAACAGGTGGGCGTGCCGGTGCTGAAGGTGGCCGACGCCGAAGCCCCGAGCGAGACGCGTCGGCGCATCGAGGAGCACCTCGCCCGTGACCCGCGCGACCTCGTGATCGTGGACACGGCGGGCCGGCTCCAGATCGACGAGGTGCTAATGGACCAGCTCGCGGCGCTCAAGGCCGAACTCGCGCCGACCGAGACGCTGCTTGTCGTGGACGCGATGACCGGGCAGGAGGCGCTGAACGTCGCGCAGACCTTCGACGCGCGCATCGGTGTCTCGGGCCTGATCATGACGAAGATGGACGGCGACGCGCGCGGCGGGGCGGCGCTCTCGGCGCGGACCGTGACCGGCAAACCGATCTACTTCGCCGGCACGAGTGAAAAGATCTCGGGCCTGGAGCCCTTCTACCCCGACCGGGTGGCGGGGCGCATCCTCGGGATGGGCGACGTGATGGCGCTGATCGAGCGCGCGCAGGCTGCCGACCTCAAGGCGATGGAGGCGAAAAAGCCCGGCGACTTCGATCTCGAAGACCTGCTCACGCAACTGCGCCAGATTCGCAAGATGGGGCCGATCGGCGACCTGATGAAGATGATTCCCGGCATGAGCCGCGCGCTCCCTGAGGGTTTTGCCATTGACGAGAAGCAGCTCCAGCGCATCGACGCGATGATCTCGTCGATGACCGTCAAGGAGCGGCGCAACCCCAAGATCATCGACGGCAGCCGCCGCAAGCGCATCGCCAGGGGGAGCGGCAGTACCGTGCAGGACATCAACAAGCTGCTCAAGATGCACGAGCAGATGAAGGAAATGATGAAGATGCTCCAGAAGATGAGCGGAGGCGGCGGCAAGGGCATGCGGATGCCCAAGCTCCCGCGTGGCAGCGCGGTGCCGCCGCAGCTCAAGCGGTAA
- a CDS encoding PLP-dependent aminotransferase family protein: MARTLREAVARGHLPEGGRLPGHRALAGALGVSRNTLVAALAQLESEGYVQARGRSGTRVVTPPLAAPGAPPPLPLSAWARRALAGGVADSGGEFEFDFRAGQPVPELYPARAWAQALARRAGAPTPHAALRDPLGPLDTRRALCAFLNAERGARVTPDMLLLTGGTQSSLDALARVFLEEGRLAVTEDPTYPSARAALAASGAEVQGVRVDGGGLVPSELPARATLLYLTPGCQYPTTAALSAARRQAVLGWARGCGAFILEDDYAADLHFLGRAPAVMQGQAPGEVILLGSFSKSLAPVTRSGFVAAPPEVTELLARTRPLTDRVPGVLDALALADVLASGAYSRHLRGVRQMLAHRAEVLLTALAEHLPAWPVVPARAGLHLYVPLPGEAQASETVRRAAHAGVGLSAGDGGAPSVLLAFAHLSPETLRRGVRRLAQALA, from the coding sequence GTGGCGCGCACGCTGCGGGAGGCGGTGGCGCGCGGGCACCTGCCCGAAGGCGGGCGGCTGCCGGGCCACCGTGCGCTCGCCGGGGCGCTCGGGGTGTCGCGCAATACGCTGGTGGCGGCGCTGGCGCAACTCGAGAGCGAGGGCTACGTGCAGGCGCGGGGCCGCAGTGGGACGCGGGTGGTGACGCCGCCGCTCGCCGCGCCGGGAGCGCCCCCACCCCTCCCTCTGAGCGCCTGGGCGCGGCGGGCGCTCGCGGGGGGCGTGGCCGACAGCGGCGGCGAGTTCGAGTTCGACTTCCGGGCCGGGCAGCCGGTGCCCGAGCTGTACCCGGCGCGGGCCTGGGCGCAGGCGCTCGCCCGCCGCGCCGGGGCGCCGACGCCGCACGCCGCGCTGCGCGACCCGCTCGGGCCGCTCGACACCCGCCGGGCCCTGTGCGCCTTTCTGAACGCCGAGCGCGGCGCGCGGGTCACGCCCGACATGCTGCTGCTCACCGGCGGCACCCAGTCCTCGCTCGACGCGCTGGCGCGAGTGTTTCTCGAAGAGGGCCGCCTCGCCGTCACCGAGGACCCCACCTACCCCTCGGCGCGGGCGGCGCTCGCCGCGAGCGGGGCCGAGGTCCAGGGGGTGAGGGTGGATGGAGGCGGGCTGGTGCCGAGTGAACTTCCCGCGCGGGCGACCTTGCTCTACCTCACGCCGGGCTGCCAGTACCCCACCACCGCCGCCCTCAGCGCGGCGCGGCGGCAGGCGGTGCTGGGCTGGGCGCGGGGGTGCGGGGCCTTCATACTCGAGGACGATTACGCCGCTGACCTGCACTTCCTGGGGCGCGCGCCCGCCGTGATGCAGGGCCAAGCGCCCGGTGAGGTGATCTTGCTCGGGAGCTTTTCCAAGAGCCTCGCGCCGGTGACCCGCAGCGGCTTTGTCGCCGCGCCGCCGGAGGTGACCGAGCTGCTCGCGCGCACCCGGCCCCTCACCGACCGGGTGCCGGGGGTGCTCGACGCGCTCGCGCTCGCCGACGTGCTCGCGTCGGGGGCCTACAGCCGACACCTGCGCGGCGTGCGGCAGATGCTCGCGCACCGCGCCGAGGTGCTGCTCACCGCGCTGGCCGAACACCTCCCCGCGTGGCCGGTGGTGCCGGCCCGCGCCGGACTCCACCTCTATGTGCCTCTCCCCGGTGAGGCGCAGGCTTCCGAGACGGTGCGCCGCGCCGCCCACGCGGGCGTCGGCCTGAGCGCGGGCGACGGCGGAGCACCGAGCGTCTTGCTCGCCTTCGCCCACCTTTCGCCCGAAACCCTGCGGCGAGGCGTGCGGCGACTCGCCCAGGCGCTCGCCTGA
- a CDS encoding DoxX family protein produces the protein MPRQPEIGLALLRLVLGVVFVAHGVQKITWGDLSPLIDQFRNWGVPMPLLTAPLVATIETVGGALLFLGVAARSVAFALSCVMFGAIWYVHWGRSFFAPAGLELPLLLLGGSLAIMFGGPGIPSMDRLSFRRFPSLRRGRTGDQDPHG, from the coding sequence ATGCCCCGTCAACCCGAGATCGGTCTTGCCCTGCTGCGGCTGGTGCTTGGCGTGGTGTTTGTGGCGCACGGCGTCCAGAAGATCACCTGGGGGGACCTGAGCCCATTGATCGATCAGTTCCGCAACTGGGGCGTGCCGATGCCGCTCCTGACGGCTCCCCTGGTCGCGACCATCGAGACGGTGGGCGGCGCGCTGCTGTTTCTGGGCGTGGCCGCGCGCAGCGTCGCTTTCGCTTTGTCGTGCGTGATGTTCGGGGCGATCTGGTACGTCCACTGGGGACGCAGCTTCTTCGCACCGGCGGGGCTGGAACTGCCGCTGTTGCTGCTCGGCGGCTCGCTGGCGATCATGTTCGGTGGCCCCGGCATCCCCTCGATGGACCGCCTGAGCTTCCGGCGCTTTCCCTCTTTGCGGCGTGGCCGCACCGGCGACCAAGACCCGCACGGCTGA
- a CDS encoding FKBP-type peptidyl-prolyl cis-trans isomerase: MTQGLIVEKYHEGNGPQARKGQTVSVHYTGTLENGQQFDSSRDRGQPIEFPLGQGHVIAGWDEGIAQLRVGDRAKLTIPGHLAYGAAGIPGVIPPDATLVFDVELVGVR, translated from the coding sequence ATGACCCAAGGACTCATCGTTGAGAAGTACCACGAAGGCAACGGCCCGCAGGCCCGGAAGGGCCAGACCGTGAGCGTGCACTACACCGGCACCCTGGAAAACGGCCAGCAGTTCGACTCCAGCCGCGACCGCGGCCAGCCTATCGAGTTCCCGCTCGGCCAGGGCCACGTGATCGCCGGCTGGGACGAGGGCATCGCGCAACTGCGCGTGGGCGACCGCGCGAAACTCACCATTCCCGGTCACCTCGCCTACGGCGCCGCGGGTATCCCCGGCGTGATTCCGCCCGATGCCACCCTGGTTTTCGACGTGGAACTTGTCGGCGTGCGCTGA